A region from the Streptomyces tsukubensis genome encodes:
- a CDS encoding lysylphosphatidylglycerol synthase domain-containing protein — translation MSDPVPPRPRTSPDPPDPAEPAESVAPAPASRPLRSRITRLLAALVLLGAVALAVGGALDGAGAEISAAARRPGGTVLLLSAVLANAAGLALSMLSWRVLVTDDGGRLPLPVAARIFFIGFISKFVPGRIWGVLAHVQLGRDAGVAPERMLSGFGVGLVIGIATGAAAGLLTAPAVLGPYTWAFAPLVLLAGAAYARPGWVNRLVAAVLRLARRPAVEPGSPRAVRRSILLALASWGVSGLHLWALVVLFGAPAGPSLPVAVGGFALATVAGSLAFVLPDGIGARELVLLAPLSAVMPLSAATAAVIASRLVCVLSEVATTGAALLWARLARPAPAALSRTTLPEGVR, via the coding sequence GTGAGTGACCCCGTACCGCCGCGGCCCCGGACGAGCCCCGATCCGCCCGATCCGGCAGAACCGGCAGAGTCGGTAGCACCGGCGCCCGCCTCCCGACCGCTGCGGTCCCGGATCACCCGCCTGCTCGCCGCGCTCGTCCTCCTCGGCGCCGTGGCCCTGGCGGTCGGCGGCGCGCTGGACGGAGCCGGCGCGGAGATCTCCGCCGCGGCCCGGCGCCCCGGCGGAACCGTCCTGCTGCTCTCCGCCGTACTGGCCAACGCGGCCGGACTGGCCCTCTCGATGCTCTCCTGGCGGGTCCTGGTCACGGACGACGGCGGACGGCTGCCGCTGCCCGTCGCCGCCCGGATCTTCTTCATCGGGTTCATCAGCAAGTTCGTCCCCGGCCGGATCTGGGGCGTGCTCGCCCATGTCCAGCTCGGCCGGGACGCGGGCGTGGCGCCCGAACGCATGCTGTCCGGTTTCGGGGTCGGCCTGGTCATCGGGATCGCCACCGGCGCCGCGGCCGGACTGCTGACGGCGCCCGCCGTCCTCGGCCCGTACACCTGGGCGTTCGCCCCTCTGGTGCTGCTGGCCGGGGCCGCATACGCCCGGCCCGGCTGGGTGAACCGGCTGGTGGCGGCGGTCCTGCGACTGGCCCGGCGGCCAGCCGTCGAACCGGGCTCGCCGCGGGCCGTACGCCGGTCGATCCTGCTCGCCCTGGCCTCCTGGGGCGTGTCGGGCCTGCACCTGTGGGCGCTCGTCGTCCTGTTCGGCGCACCCGCCGGACCCTCGCTGCCGGTCGCCGTCGGCGGCTTCGCGCTCGCCACCGTCGCGGGCAGTCTCGCCTTCGTCCTGCCCGACGGCATCGGCGCCCGGGAGCTGGTGCTGCTGGCCCCGCTGTCCGCCGTGATGCCGCTGTCCGCCGCGACCGCCGCGGTGATCGCGAGCCGACTGGTCTGCGTACTGAGCGAGGTCGCCACCACCGGCGCCGCCCTGCTCTGGGCCCGGCTCGCCCGCCCCGCTCCGGCCGCCCTGTCCCGTACCACCCTTCCGGAAGGGGTCCGATGA
- a CDS encoding aspartate aminotransferase family protein — MTSAHQLLSLDEAEELTVRQVHELYRSHVNRSQVALMTSFGFGRELVDRAEGAWIHTRDGRRILDFTGGVGVLNHGHNHPRILAARKRFQERQRMEVHKTYFSPYIAALGHNLAQLLPDDLAMSFFPNSGAEAVEGAVKLAYKYHSGRRSRILHADISFHGKLLGSGSLTGSAQSSAFRFPGIPGVSAFTYGDLDSVREAVGRARNAKGGCDVYAILIEPFSASTMNECSEEFLRGLRELCTAEDIVLIFDEIYTGWGKTGSLFHFMRYPGLVPDVVTTSKAFGGGKSSISAFVAREPVFKKAYDNLGDAMLQSTSTTYYGFGEETATAVEAVNIVVEDDYPARARAIERVLVPGLERLRKQYPDIIADVRGAGALHGVFLDGGPRILDLAARLAPGGLARDPLLRTKLITCAVINAMYQEHDVFLYYTLNGRSPLVVAPPLVAGPAEVEIFLDAFEKTLAKGLTRLLTAFVKDKAVSRWA; from the coding sequence ATGACCTCCGCACACCAGCTGCTCAGCCTCGACGAGGCAGAGGAACTGACCGTACGCCAGGTCCACGAGCTGTACCGCTCGCACGTCAACCGCAGCCAGGTCGCCCTGATGACCTCCTTCGGCTTCGGCCGTGAACTCGTCGACCGCGCCGAAGGCGCCTGGATACACACCCGCGACGGCCGCCGCATCCTGGACTTCACCGGCGGCGTCGGCGTACTCAACCACGGCCACAACCATCCGCGGATCCTCGCCGCCCGCAAGCGCTTCCAGGAACGGCAGCGCATGGAGGTCCACAAGACCTACTTCTCCCCGTACATCGCCGCACTGGGCCACAACCTGGCCCAACTGCTCCCGGACGATCTGGCGATGTCCTTCTTCCCCAACTCCGGCGCGGAGGCGGTGGAGGGCGCGGTGAAGCTCGCGTACAAATACCACTCCGGGCGCCGCAGCCGAATCCTCCACGCCGACATCAGCTTCCACGGGAAGCTCCTCGGCTCCGGCAGCCTCACCGGCAGCGCCCAGTCCTCGGCCTTCCGGTTCCCCGGCATCCCCGGGGTCTCCGCCTTCACCTACGGAGACCTGGACTCGGTGCGCGAGGCCGTCGGCCGCGCCCGGAACGCCAAGGGCGGCTGCGACGTCTACGCGATCCTCATCGAACCCTTCTCGGCCTCCACCATGAACGAGTGCTCCGAGGAGTTCCTCCGCGGCCTGCGCGAGCTGTGCACCGCCGAGGACATCGTGCTGATCTTCGACGAGATCTACACCGGCTGGGGCAAGACCGGCAGCCTGTTCCACTTCATGCGCTACCCCGGCCTGGTGCCGGACGTCGTCACCACCTCCAAGGCCTTCGGCGGCGGCAAATCGTCCATCTCCGCCTTCGTCGCCCGCGAGCCCGTGTTCAAGAAGGCGTACGACAACCTCGGCGACGCCATGCTCCAGTCCACCAGCACCACCTACTACGGCTTCGGCGAGGAGACCGCCACCGCCGTCGAGGCCGTCAACATCGTCGTCGAGGACGACTATCCGGCCCGCGCCCGCGCCATCGAACGGGTCCTCGTCCCGGGCCTGGAGCGGCTGCGCAAGCAGTACCCCGACATCATCGCCGACGTCCGCGGCGCCGGAGCGCTGCACGGAGTGTTCCTCGACGGCGGTCCCCGCATCCTCGACCTCGCGGCCAGGCTCGCCCCCGGCGGCCTCGCCCGCGACCCCCTGCTCCGCACCAAACTCATCACCTGCGCGGTGATCAACGCCATGTACCAGGAGCACGACGTGTTCCTCTACTACACGCTCAACGGCCGCAGCCCGCTGGTCGTCGCGCCGCCGCTGGTCGCGGGACCCGCCGAGGTGGAGATCTTCCTCGACGCCTTCGAGAAGACCCTCGCCAAGGGACTCACCCGGCTGCTCACGGCCTTCGTCAAGGACAAGGCGGTGTCCCGATGGGCCTGA
- a CDS encoding endonuclease/exonuclease/phosphatase family protein — MSTPIGVDRQPPEPGPAPAPDPHPAPDPGPAAGPSAGPSRRARAARAAGTLLFVLAALWALNTVLRTAFSGRWWLWNGIDLAPPLAYLALPLALLIPAALLRRLRRSTLLLSALALLLGAGQAGLHPGALLRDPGPVPADALRVVTWNTFFWHQDSDPERFYTYLRRYDADVYLLQEYQNARGDRPVPIDDLARIRAAFPGYRIATEGGFLTLSRHPVTLTRALRPAGLPAPATDWPDYWDVRVLRTDIRVAGRTLSLYNTHLPDLLNVDRNPLTPSYYHEVGSHAHRRLLHLRALRADLDANDHPVVLGGDLNVLPGSEDLRWFRGLRDTADSGTDLYPATFPAGPAALWRLDWTFASPDIDVHRQSLENPPAGLSTHRLIQLRLSLPEQPPAGPDGDRPAADDPKVQP, encoded by the coding sequence GTGAGCACCCCCATCGGAGTGGACCGGCAGCCGCCCGAACCCGGCCCCGCACCGGCACCCGACCCGCACCCTGCTCCCGACCCCGGACCCGCCGCCGGGCCGTCCGCCGGGCCGTCCCGCCGGGCCCGCGCGGCCCGGGCCGCAGGAACCCTGCTGTTCGTCCTCGCCGCCCTGTGGGCGCTGAACACCGTACTCCGTACCGCCTTCAGCGGCCGCTGGTGGCTCTGGAACGGCATCGACCTCGCACCCCCGCTCGCCTATCTGGCCCTGCCCCTCGCCCTGCTGATCCCCGCGGCCCTGCTCCGCAGACTGCGCCGCTCCACCCTGCTCCTGTCCGCCCTCGCCCTGCTGCTGGGCGCCGGACAGGCGGGCCTCCACCCCGGCGCCCTGCTGCGCGACCCGGGACCGGTACCCGCCGACGCGCTGCGCGTGGTCACCTGGAACACCTTCTTCTGGCACCAGGACAGCGACCCCGAACGCTTCTACACCTATCTGCGCCGGTACGACGCCGACGTCTATCTGCTCCAGGAGTACCAGAACGCCCGCGGGGACCGGCCCGTCCCGATCGACGACCTCGCCCGGATCAGGGCCGCCTTCCCCGGCTACCGCATCGCCACCGAGGGAGGGTTCCTCACCCTCTCCCGCCACCCCGTCACCCTGACCCGCGCCCTGCGCCCGGCCGGACTGCCCGCCCCCGCCACCGACTGGCCCGACTACTGGGACGTCCGGGTACTGCGTACCGACATCCGCGTCGCCGGGCGCACCCTGTCGCTCTACAACACCCATCTGCCCGATCTGCTCAACGTCGACCGCAACCCGCTGACCCCGTCCTACTACCACGAGGTCGGCTCGCACGCCCATCGCCGCCTGCTCCATCTGCGCGCCCTGCGCGCCGATCTGGACGCCAACGACCACCCGGTCGTCCTCGGCGGCGACCTCAACGTCCTGCCGGGCAGCGAGGACCTGCGCTGGTTCCGGGGCCTGCGCGATACCGCGGATTCCGGTACGGACCTCTACCCCGCGACCTTCCCCGCCGGGCCCGCCGCGCTGTGGCGGCTCGACTGGACCTTCGCCTCCCCGGACATCGACGTCCACCGCCAGTCGCTGGAGAACCCGCCCGCGGGGCTCTCCACCCACCGTCTGATCCAGCTCCGCCTCTCCCTGCCGGAACAGCCGCCCGCCGGGCCGGACGGCGACCGCCCGGCAGCGGATGACCCGAAGGTGCAGCCATGA
- a CDS encoding NAD-dependent epimerase/dehydratase family protein, translated as MGLRIAVTGAAGMLGSHLVARLAADGHDVTGLDLRPAEHTPQGVRHLIADIRDGTALSRAFTGADALVHCAAALPSYPVDQIRSITVDGTRSVLTAAERARIPRVVHISSTAVYGLPKRVPTPEEHPREPVDPYSSAKAEAETVCEEFRARGMCLPVLRPKTFVGPGRMGLFSMLFEWADERRNFPVLGRGDVRIQMFGMADLVDAVVLALEAPPETANDVYNVGAAEFGTIREDFQAVLDAAGHGKRVVSLPAGPALAVLRGLERSRLSPVYGRLLYKLLDDSYVDISRARERLGFRPQQSNRDAILRTYEWWRTLPAARSATGAGGRTSRDPWKQGALGLAKVFF; from the coding sequence ATGGGCCTGAGGATCGCCGTCACCGGAGCCGCGGGCATGCTCGGCTCCCATCTGGTCGCCCGGCTGGCCGCCGACGGACACGATGTCACCGGGCTCGACCTGCGCCCCGCCGAGCACACCCCGCAGGGCGTCCGGCACCTGATCGCCGATATCCGCGACGGTACGGCGCTGAGCCGCGCGTTCACCGGCGCCGACGCCCTCGTGCACTGCGCCGCGGCGCTCCCCAGCTACCCCGTCGACCAGATCCGCTCCATCACCGTGGACGGCACCCGCAGCGTCCTCACCGCCGCCGAACGGGCCCGCATCCCGCGCGTGGTCCACATATCCTCCACCGCCGTCTACGGGCTGCCCAAACGCGTCCCCACACCGGAGGAGCACCCGCGCGAACCCGTCGACCCGTACAGCAGCGCCAAGGCGGAGGCCGAAACGGTCTGCGAGGAGTTCCGCGCCCGCGGCATGTGCCTGCCGGTGCTGCGCCCCAAGACCTTCGTCGGCCCCGGCCGGATGGGCCTGTTCTCGATGCTCTTCGAATGGGCCGACGAACGGCGGAACTTCCCGGTGCTCGGGCGCGGCGACGTCCGCATCCAGATGTTCGGCATGGCCGATCTGGTGGACGCGGTCGTCCTCGCCCTGGAAGCGCCGCCGGAAACAGCGAACGACGTCTACAACGTGGGCGCCGCCGAATTCGGCACCATCCGCGAGGACTTCCAGGCCGTCCTGGACGCCGCGGGCCACGGCAAACGCGTCGTCTCGCTGCCCGCGGGCCCCGCCCTCGCCGTACTGCGGGGCCTGGAGCGCAGCAGACTCTCCCCGGTCTACGGACGGCTGCTGTACAAACTGCTCGACGACAGCTACGTCGACATCAGCCGCGCCCGCGAACGGCTCGGCTTCCGGCCGCAGCAGTCCAACCGCGACGCCATCCTGCGGACGTACGAGTGGTGGCGCACCCTGCCCGCCGCCCGCTCCGCCACCGGCGCCGGCGGCCGGACCAGCCGCGACCCCTGGAAACAGGGAGCGCTCGGGCTGGCCAAGGTCTTCTTCTGA
- a CDS encoding helix-turn-helix domain-containing protein: MFDALGLDSKTEAVYRLFLEEPELRLDEIVTRVGRSEEEVRCALDRLADLCLLDQADIHAAGEQLFRAADPDVSLPYLLSRREAELAKQQRGLEEAKAAVTTLTARRTARLPRGYDVVKRLEGRNEMRVRLAELAELVRFEYLSLSPGGAQPPDAIADSRPLDQRALARGVRIRSIYQDSFRNAPETVRYVNWLGGLGGEARTLPSLAIPMVIFDREVALVPLDPRDGRAGALELRSVGAVTVARLLFEEYWARANPVGPAPLHDSDGLSPQEKELLRLLSKGHTDESIARRLGVSLRTVRRMNADLTGRLAARSRFQAGAEAARRGWV; this comes from the coding sequence TTGTTTGACGCACTCGGCCTGGATTCGAAGACGGAAGCCGTCTACCGGCTGTTCCTGGAGGAACCCGAACTCAGACTCGACGAGATCGTGACCAGAGTGGGCCGCAGCGAGGAGGAGGTACGCTGCGCGCTCGACCGGCTCGCGGACCTCTGCTTACTGGACCAGGCGGACATCCATGCGGCGGGCGAGCAGCTCTTCCGGGCCGCCGACCCCGATGTCAGCCTGCCCTATCTGCTCTCCCGGCGGGAGGCCGAACTCGCCAAACAGCAGCGGGGACTGGAGGAGGCGAAAGCGGCCGTCACCACCCTCACGGCCCGCCGGACCGCCCGCCTCCCCCGCGGCTACGACGTCGTCAAGCGGCTGGAGGGCCGCAACGAAATGCGCGTACGGCTGGCCGAGCTCGCCGAACTGGTGCGGTTCGAGTACCTGTCGCTGTCGCCCGGCGGGGCCCAGCCGCCCGATGCCATCGCCGACAGCAGGCCGCTCGACCAGCGGGCACTGGCCCGCGGCGTCCGGATCCGCAGCATCTACCAGGACAGTTTCCGCAACGCCCCGGAAACCGTGCGCTACGTCAACTGGCTGGGCGGCCTCGGCGGCGAAGCCCGTACCCTGCCGTCACTGGCGATCCCGATGGTGATCTTCGACCGTGAGGTGGCGCTCGTCCCGCTCGACCCGAGGGACGGGCGGGCCGGGGCGCTTGAGCTGCGGAGCGTCGGCGCCGTCACGGTGGCCCGGCTGCTCTTCGAGGAGTACTGGGCCCGGGCCAATCCGGTCGGCCCCGCGCCGCTCCACGACAGCGACGGCCTCAGCCCGCAGGAGAAGGAGCTGCTGCGCCTGCTCTCCAAGGGGCACACGGACGAGAGCATCGCCCGCCGCCTCGGCGTCTCGCTGCGTACCGTACGCCGGATGAACGCCGACCTGACCGGCAGGCTGGCCGCCCGCAGCCGCTTCCAGGCCGGCGCGGAGGCGGCACGCCGGGGCTGGGTCTGA
- a CDS encoding glycosyltransferase family 2 protein — protein MTRPTGTPLASVVIPNYNYGRALEHCLRAALAQTYRPLEILLVDDCSTDDSVAVAQSLGVRVVSTGVNSGVAVTRNTGAAHARGEIVVFVDSDVAMEPDAVANAVAMLRENPRIGAVCGTYDAEPLIRDSLIEEYRCLHQYYWLAEHEGRIGTLHTAICAMPAEVFAEIGPFNPRLRHTEDGDYAARICRSYEVHSSTTVRGRHDHDDTWRVVLRKVFHRTRLHIPLYVRRRDLPGGIATGPRAGASVAALLAPVTLPAGLFGALWLLLPAGLALGSLLADRRLYAFVLGRRGYGFTAYFALAHFVVNAVIALGAGVGVLQWLTSRRFRRLYDPPVPSAGGRTAGATA, from the coding sequence ATGACCCGCCCCACCGGAACACCCCTGGCCTCGGTCGTCATCCCGAACTACAACTACGGCCGCGCCCTGGAGCACTGTCTGCGCGCCGCCCTGGCCCAGACCTACCGGCCGCTGGAGATCCTGCTCGTGGACGACTGCAGTACCGACGACTCGGTGGCCGTCGCGCAGTCCCTGGGCGTACGGGTCGTCAGCACCGGCGTCAACAGCGGAGTCGCCGTCACCAGGAACACCGGCGCCGCCCACGCCCGCGGCGAGATCGTCGTCTTCGTCGACTCCGACGTGGCCATGGAACCCGACGCCGTCGCCAACGCGGTCGCCATGCTCCGGGAGAACCCCCGCATCGGGGCGGTCTGCGGTACGTACGACGCCGAACCACTGATCCGCGACAGCCTCATCGAGGAGTACCGCTGTCTGCACCAGTACTACTGGCTGGCCGAGCACGAAGGGCGGATCGGGACCCTCCACACCGCCATCTGCGCAATGCCCGCCGAGGTCTTCGCCGAGATCGGCCCGTTCAACCCGAGACTGCGCCACACCGAGGACGGCGACTACGCCGCCCGGATCTGCCGCAGCTACGAGGTGCACAGCTCCACCACCGTACGGGGACGCCACGACCACGACGACACCTGGCGGGTGGTGCTGCGCAAGGTCTTCCACCGCACCCGGCTGCACATTCCGCTGTACGTCCGCCGACGCGATCTCCCCGGCGGAATCGCCACCGGCCCCCGCGCCGGAGCCAGCGTCGCCGCCCTGCTGGCCCCGGTCACCCTGCCCGCCGGACTGTTCGGCGCCCTCTGGCTGCTCCTGCCGGCCGGCCTGGCCCTCGGCTCACTGCTCGCCGACCGCCGTCTGTACGCCTTCGTCCTGGGACGCCGGGGGTACGGGTTCACCGCCTACTTCGCCCTGGCGCACTTCGTCGTCAACGCCGTTATCGCCCTGGGCGCCGGAGTCGGCGTACTCCAGTGGCTCACCTCCCGGCGCTTCCGGAGGCTGTACGACCCGCCGGTGCCGAGCGCCGGCGGACGGACGGCAGGAGCGACGGCGTGA
- a CDS encoding UbiA prenyltransferase family protein, with protein MENRSVDIPKFSAAPVRVAAPPAFVTPPAAPAPAADPRRRPVADLLALIRPGQWVKNLAVVPLALLDTRHWTPSGAGRILWALAVFTLASAIVYVVNDLADRERDRLHPVKRHRPLAAGRIGTGGALALAAVLAGVLTGAVLVRPFAEWWPVTVYLLISLGYSRGLKHVPLLDAFIVASGFVLRLALGCAAVGRPVPYWLAVCVFSFCLLLSLGKRRHELTAAELGHRPALSGYTIAFADHLIGLIAGLTAVSYLLFLHEEPVFTGAADTPALLSALCALFGLARYLQVLLVEEGGGNPVRVLVRDRITLLNSALWAALIGTALALGRA; from the coding sequence GTGGAGAACCGTTCCGTGGACATCCCGAAGTTCTCCGCCGCGCCCGTGCGCGTGGCGGCCCCACCCGCCTTCGTCACCCCTCCCGCAGCACCGGCCCCCGCCGCAGACCCCCGCCGCCGGCCCGTGGCGGACCTGCTGGCCCTGATCCGTCCCGGCCAGTGGGTGAAGAACCTGGCCGTCGTCCCGCTCGCCCTCCTCGACACCCGCCACTGGACACCGTCCGGTGCCGGGCGGATCCTCTGGGCCCTGGCCGTCTTCACCCTCGCCTCCGCGATCGTCTACGTCGTCAACGACCTCGCCGACCGCGAACGCGACCGGCTGCACCCCGTCAAACGCCACCGCCCGCTCGCGGCCGGCCGGATCGGCACCGGAGGAGCCCTCGCCCTGGCCGCCGTACTCGCCGGAGTGCTGACCGGAGCCGTACTGGTGCGCCCGTTCGCCGAATGGTGGCCGGTCACCGTCTATCTGCTGATCAGCCTCGGCTACAGCCGGGGACTCAAACACGTACCCCTGCTCGACGCGTTCATCGTCGCCTCCGGCTTCGTCCTGCGCCTCGCCCTCGGCTGCGCCGCCGTGGGCCGGCCGGTGCCCTACTGGCTCGCCGTCTGCGTCTTCTCGTTCTGCCTGCTGCTCTCCCTGGGCAAACGGCGGCACGAACTCACCGCCGCCGAACTCGGCCACCGCCCCGCGCTGAGCGGCTACACCATCGCCTTCGCCGACCATCTGATCGGCCTGATCGCCGGGCTGACCGCCGTCTCCTACCTCCTCTTCCTCCACGAGGAACCGGTGTTCACCGGTGCCGCCGACACCCCCGCGCTGCTCTCCGCGCTCTGCGCACTCTTCGGACTGGCCCGCTACCTCCAGGTACTGCTGGTCGAAGAGGGCGGCGGCAACCCCGTCCGCGTCCTGGTGCGGGACCGCATCACCCTCCTCAACTCCGCGCTGTGGGCCGCTCTCATCGGCACCGCGCTGGCCCTGGGACGCGCCTGA
- a CDS encoding lysyl oxidase family protein yields MSTTSRKRLWAGGLSVAAAVALAAGLVAAVPGAERSPGGFTAPDISLVVASPEVTLQQWEDADGRRYVDLGGLGAYVGVEGGPLELRATRALGAEQVRVQQFVHDGVRVIRKDLPAGLVTDLGGLPGFTEITFIGADGEAVATSRETFCPNNASARIDPGAVPVPRYPEQCHDGPFTLGMVWGVEKGWATNTSAGLTSVPLPLATGRYTARISVAEKYRELFGIADEPQTVKVNVTPPDPAPNPAVDPAPGRASAHSAHSAHSAHSGDSGALSGAAGRGTAEDSSYPPAVPEVPHALKQPARAALKLLGDGPGYTDGSRFAPRAKAAAARPAGPPVVPAHVPKPDLRALPVWDIAVETERRGEPEGRDHLAFASTTWNSGDSPLVVDGFRQSGKPLMDAYQYFYDARGRQAGHAPTGTMEWDPRVGHNHWHFTDFAAYRLLTEDRKEALRSDKEAFCLVNTDAVDYTLKRADWRPSGTDLSSACGQGEPQALSIRQSLAVGSGDTYSRDLPGQSFDITDVPNGTYWIQVVANPSGRLHEKSLANNNAYRKIVLGGRPGARTVTAAPLGADLTG; encoded by the coding sequence ATGAGCACAACAAGCCGGAAGCGTCTGTGGGCCGGGGGGCTCTCCGTCGCGGCGGCCGTAGCCCTGGCGGCCGGGCTCGTGGCCGCCGTGCCCGGGGCGGAGCGCTCGCCGGGCGGGTTCACGGCGCCGGACATCAGTCTGGTGGTGGCATCGCCCGAGGTCACCCTTCAGCAGTGGGAGGACGCGGACGGTCGGAGATATGTCGACCTGGGTGGTCTGGGGGCCTACGTCGGAGTCGAGGGCGGGCCACTGGAGCTGAGGGCGACCCGCGCCCTCGGGGCGGAGCAGGTCCGGGTTCAGCAGTTCGTCCACGACGGTGTGAGGGTCATCAGGAAGGATCTGCCCGCCGGTCTGGTGACGGACCTCGGGGGGCTGCCGGGCTTCACGGAGATCACCTTCATCGGCGCGGACGGAGAGGCCGTCGCCACCAGCCGGGAGACCTTCTGCCCGAACAACGCATCGGCCCGTATCGACCCCGGCGCCGTGCCCGTGCCGCGCTACCCGGAGCAGTGCCATGACGGGCCCTTCACCCTCGGCATGGTGTGGGGCGTCGAGAAGGGCTGGGCCACCAACACCAGCGCGGGCTTGACCAGCGTCCCCCTGCCGCTGGCCACCGGCAGGTACACGGCGCGGATCTCCGTGGCGGAGAAGTACCGGGAACTCTTCGGTATCGCGGACGAGCCGCAGACCGTGAAGGTGAACGTGACACCTCCGGATCCGGCCCCGAATCCGGCCGTCGATCCGGCTCCGGGCCGCGCCTCCGCCCACTCCGCCCACTCCGCCCACTCCGCGCATTCGGGAGACAGCGGCGCCCTGTCCGGGGCGGCCGGACGCGGGACGGCGGAGGACAGCTCCTATCCGCCGGCCGTACCGGAGGTCCCGCACGCGCTGAAGCAGCCCGCCCGCGCCGCGCTCAAGCTGCTGGGCGACGGCCCCGGCTACACCGACGGCTCCCGGTTCGCCCCGCGTGCGAAGGCCGCGGCTGCGCGGCCGGCGGGGCCGCCCGTGGTGCCGGCCCATGTGCCCAAGCCCGATCTGCGCGCCCTGCCCGTCTGGGACATCGCCGTCGAGACCGAGCGCCGGGGCGAGCCGGAGGGCCGCGACCACCTCGCCTTCGCCAGCACGACCTGGAACTCGGGCGACTCGCCGCTCGTCGTCGACGGATTCCGGCAGTCCGGCAAACCGCTGATGGACGCGTACCAGTACTTCTACGACGCCAGGGGCCGACAGGCCGGACACGCTCCCACGGGCACCATGGAGTGGGACCCGCGGGTGGGCCACAACCACTGGCACTTCACCGACTTCGCCGCCTACCGGCTGCTGACCGAGGACCGGAAGGAGGCCCTGCGCAGCGACAAGGAGGCGTTCTGCCTGGTCAACACCGATGCCGTCGACTACACGCTGAAGCGCGCCGACTGGCGCCCCAGCGGGACCGACCTGAGCAGCGCCTGCGGTCAGGGCGAGCCGCAGGCGCTCTCCATCCGCCAGTCGCTCGCCGTCGGCTCCGGCGACACCTACAGCCGTGATCTGCCGGGCCAGTCCTTCGACATCACGGACGTACCGAACGGCACGTACTGGATTCAGGTCGTGGCCAACCCGTCCGGGCGGCTCCACGAGAAGAGTCTCGCCAACAACAATGCCTATCGGAAGATCGTCCTCGGCGGCAGGCCCGGTGCCCGCACCGTGACCGCCGCCCCGCTCGGCGCCGACCTGACCGGGTGA
- a CDS encoding glycosyltransferase family 2 protein, with amino-acid sequence MIIPTYNAAKTLGAVLESVYAQTLAPLDVVVVDDCSTDDSREIAGRFPCTVVASPVNRGVSAARNLGARNSGGEILFYLDSDVALDPDALANAVDLLLSDPGTGCVHGIYDVEPLFDDGPVERYRALHAHFWRRRSVGVVGTAIFALAAIPRAVFEDVGPFDENLRDSEDVEYSDRLGAAYRIRMTETVVGRHDDVDRLGPMLSEQFRRSQLLVPVAAVERRGGGGLKANRPVGALAAALVPVTAPLGLLAPWLLAVPALCLLWFALADPGLARFVARRRGAGFLAWFVLAHFLVHLALVSGALVGAVRWLVDPGFGPSVRRRRDRTADGTAAGAAGAPRRLAGE; translated from the coding sequence GTGATCATCCCCACCTACAACGCCGCGAAGACCCTGGGCGCCGTCCTGGAGTCGGTGTACGCCCAGACCCTCGCCCCGCTGGACGTGGTGGTCGTGGACGACTGCAGTACCGACGACTCCCGGGAGATCGCGGGGCGGTTCCCCTGCACCGTGGTGGCCTCTCCGGTCAACCGGGGGGTCTCGGCCGCACGGAACCTCGGCGCCCGCAACAGCGGGGGAGAGATCCTCTTCTATCTGGACTCGGACGTCGCGCTCGACCCCGACGCCCTCGCCAACGCCGTCGACCTGCTGCTCAGCGACCCCGGTACGGGCTGTGTCCACGGCATCTACGATGTCGAACCGCTCTTCGACGACGGCCCGGTGGAGCGCTACCGGGCGCTGCACGCGCACTTCTGGCGCCGGCGCAGCGTCGGTGTCGTCGGCACCGCGATCTTCGCCCTGGCGGCCATCCCGCGCGCCGTCTTCGAGGACGTCGGGCCGTTCGACGAGAACCTGCGCGATTCGGAGGACGTCGAGTACAGCGACCGGCTCGGCGCCGCGTACCGCATCCGGATGACCGAGACGGTGGTCGGGCGGCACGACGACGTGGACCGCCTGGGGCCGATGCTCTCCGAGCAGTTCCGCCGCTCCCAACTGCTGGTGCCGGTGGCCGCGGTGGAGCGCCGGGGCGGTGGCGGACTGAAGGCCAACCGGCCGGTGGGGGCGCTCGCCGCGGCCCTGGTGCCCGTGACGGCACCGCTCGGCCTGCTGGCCCCCTGGCTGCTGGCGGTGCCCGCGCTCTGTCTGCTCTGGTTCGCCCTGGCCGACCCGGGGCTGGCCCGGTTCGTCGCCCGGCGCCGGGGCGCGGGCTTCCTGGCGTGGTTCGTGCTGGCGCACTTCCTGGTGCATCTGGCCCTGGTGTCCGGTGCCCTGGTCGGGGCGGTGCGCTGGCTGGTCGACCCGGGCTTCGGGCCCTCGGTCCGCCGCCGCCGGGACCGGACTGCGGACGGGACGGCGGCCGGAGCGGCGGGCGCCCCACGGCGGTTGGCCGGTGAGTGA